One part of the Microlunatus elymi genome encodes these proteins:
- a CDS encoding ABC transporter permease has product MVKYLLRRVGGWLLMIIIATNITYFLANFFLHPRSLYVGRRPPLPEAQVDALLDANNLNDKVPIFERWWVWIKGIVLHWDWGNSPTGDPVNGQIAFRIPVSAELMMGAFILYTLIGIGLGVYAASRQYRPADRINQALSIITLNIPVVVAGLGIVLLAIKFNQAVGHRVFYVTGSRSADVHGLAAIPDILQHLALPTIVLIITQYASTQMLQRSLLLDNISADYVRMARAKGLTKSHAIRKHALRPSLIPVATQVAFSIPALFTGAVLTETIFNWEGMGKYFIDTINKMDVNGVVAVAAFGALMTAVGAVLADIAVVALDPRVRVS; this is encoded by the coding sequence GTGGTCAAGTACCTGCTGCGCAGAGTCGGTGGCTGGCTGCTGATGATCATCATCGCTACCAACATCACCTACTTCCTGGCCAACTTCTTTTTGCATCCCCGTTCGCTGTACGTCGGTCGGCGCCCGCCGCTGCCGGAGGCGCAGGTGGATGCGTTGTTGGACGCAAACAATTTGAACGACAAGGTTCCGATCTTCGAACGCTGGTGGGTGTGGATCAAGGGCATCGTGCTGCACTGGGACTGGGGCAACAGCCCGACCGGGGATCCGGTGAACGGGCAGATCGCCTTCCGCATCCCGGTCAGCGCCGAGTTGATGATGGGCGCGTTCATTCTCTACACGCTGATCGGCATCGGTCTCGGTGTGTACGCCGCGTCGCGGCAGTACCGGCCGGCCGACCGGATCAACCAGGCGTTGTCCATCATCACCCTGAACATCCCGGTGGTCGTGGCCGGTCTCGGCATCGTGTTGCTGGCGATCAAGTTCAATCAGGCCGTCGGGCATCGCGTCTTCTACGTCACCGGATCTCGATCAGCCGATGTGCACGGATTGGCGGCGATTCCGGACATCCTGCAGCACCTGGCGTTACCGACGATCGTGTTGATCATCACCCAGTACGCGTCCACCCAGATGCTGCAGCGGTCGCTGTTGCTGGACAACATCTCGGCCGACTACGTCCGGATGGCGCGGGCGAAGGGTCTGACCAAGTCGCATGCGATTCGCAAGCACGCGTTGCGTCCGTCGCTGATCCCGGTGGCCACTCAGGTGGCGTTCTCGATCCCGGCGCTGTTCACCGGCGCGGTGCTGACCGAGACCATCTTCAACTGGGAAGGCATGGGCAAGTACTTCATCGACACCATCAACAAGATGGACGTCAACGGTGTGGTTGCGGTCGCTGCCTTCGGTGCGCTGATGACGGCCGTCGGCGCGGTGCTGGCCGACATCGCCG
- the trxA gene encoding thioredoxin gives MATVDISADTFEKTITENDIVLVDFWAEWCGPCRQFGPVFSKSSDKHEDVVYAKLDTDANAELRDALGIQGIPTLMAFREGVLVFNQAGALPPQSLEEVVTAVKGLDMAEVHSQVEKMKAEQGEQPEG, from the coding sequence ATGGCAACGGTCGACATCAGCGCCGACACGTTCGAGAAGACGATCACCGAGAACGACATCGTGCTGGTCGACTTCTGGGCCGAGTGGTGCGGTCCCTGCAGGCAGTTCGGTCCGGTCTTCAGCAAGTCCTCCGACAAGCACGAGGACGTGGTCTACGCCAAGCTCGACACCGACGCCAACGCCGAGTTGCGGGACGCACTGGGCATCCAGGGCATCCCGACCCTGATGGCCTTCCGCGAGGGGGTGCTGGTCTTCAACCAGGCCGGCGCATTGCCGCCGCAGTCGCTGGAAGAGGTGGTCACCGCGGTCAAGGGTCTGGACATGGCCGAGGTCCACTCCCAGGTCGAGAAGATGAAGGCAGAGCAGGGCGAGCAGCCCGAGGGCTGA
- a CDS encoding class I SAM-dependent methyltransferase — MAGDEVDWESYLADFHTRRPGAVEAVLSQATAGDHTPYRWLARAISGPVRTVLDLACGSGAMSRELAAPDRTVIGIDISAAELKLAAERSPGPWIEGDIRRLPLRDGSVDAVTASLGLIVVPELDRVLAEVARVLRPGGVLAAIAPALRGIAPRDLRVLTRVTARLHTKPQFPGNVEVAGFKQALIRCGMRRVEDARQRYGFWVTSRADAETVMSALYLPETRWSRVESAIEHLEDRVRSRGPFELAIPMRRLVAIK, encoded by the coding sequence ATGGCCGGCGACGAGGTGGACTGGGAAAGCTACCTGGCTGACTTCCACACCCGCCGGCCCGGTGCGGTCGAGGCCGTGCTGTCGCAGGCGACGGCAGGCGACCACACTCCGTACCGCTGGCTGGCCCGAGCGATCTCCGGCCCGGTCCGTACGGTGCTGGATCTGGCCTGCGGATCCGGTGCGATGTCGCGCGAACTCGCGGCCCCGGATCGCACCGTGATCGGCATCGACATCTCCGCGGCCGAGTTGAAGCTGGCCGCCGAACGCAGCCCCGGACCGTGGATCGAGGGCGACATCCGGCGGCTGCCGCTGCGGGACGGTTCGGTGGACGCGGTGACCGCCTCGCTCGGGCTGATCGTGGTGCCCGAACTCGACCGGGTGCTGGCCGAGGTGGCCCGGGTGCTCAGGCCCGGTGGTGTGTTGGCGGCGATCGCGCCGGCGCTGCGCGGGATCGCGCCGCGAGACCTGCGGGTGCTGACCCGGGTCACCGCACGGCTGCACACCAAACCGCAGTTCCCCGGCAACGTCGAGGTGGCGGGCTTCAAGCAGGCGCTGATCCGGTGCGGGATGCGGCGGGTCGAGGACGCGCGGCAGCGCTACGGATTCTGGGTGACGTCGCGGGCCGACGCGGAGACCGTGATGTCGGCGTTGTACCTGCCGGAGACCCGCTGGTCCCGGGTGGAATCGGCGATCGAGCATCTGGAGGACCGGGTCCGCAGCCGCGGCCCGTTCGAACTGGCCATCCCGATGCGTCGACTCGTCGCGATCAAGTAG
- a CDS encoding metal-dependent transcriptional regulator: MRDLIDTTEMYLKTIFELEEEGIVPLRARIAERLHHSGPTVSQTVARMERDGLLHVEGDRHLELSKLGRERATRVMRKHRLAERLLTDVIGLEWELVHDEACRWEHVISEEVEEHLIELLKAPQLSPYGNPIPGMEELGVREQVESFREGNEPLADAVDESGVEVRTRLVRIGEELQKDVELMATLREAGIKPGVEVKAGSGGLGVVLTPTEGVACEVDRASAAHLFVSKA, encoded by the coding sequence GTGCGAGACCTGATCGACACCACCGAGATGTACCTGAAGACCATCTTCGAACTGGAGGAGGAGGGCATCGTCCCGCTGCGGGCGCGGATCGCCGAGCGACTCCACCACAGCGGCCCGACGGTGTCCCAGACGGTGGCCCGGATGGAGCGGGACGGTCTGCTGCACGTCGAGGGCGATCGGCATCTGGAGTTGAGCAAGCTCGGCCGCGAACGGGCCACCCGGGTGATGCGCAAGCATCGGCTGGCCGAACGGCTGCTGACCGACGTGATCGGGCTCGAGTGGGAGCTCGTGCACGACGAGGCCTGCCGCTGGGAGCACGTGATCTCCGAGGAGGTCGAGGAGCATCTGATCGAGCTGCTGAAGGCGCCGCAGCTGTCGCCCTACGGCAACCCGATCCCGGGCATGGAAGAGCTCGGCGTGCGGGAGCAGGTCGAGTCGTTTCGCGAGGGCAACGAGCCGCTGGCTGACGCGGTCGACGAGTCCGGTGTCGAGGTCCGGACCCGGCTGGTCCGGATCGGTGAGGAACTGCAGAAGGACGTCGAGTTGATGGCCACCCTGCGCGAGGCCGGGATCAAGCCCGGCGTCGAGGTGAAGGCGGGTAGCGGCGGACTCGGGGTGGTGTTGACGCCGACCGAGGGCGTCGCCTGCGAGGTCGATCGCGCCTCCGCCGCCCACCTGTTCGTCAGCAAGGCGTGA
- a CDS encoding class II fructose-bisphosphate aldolase: MSLARLTDLLQPAAADGTGVGAFNVFSIEHAEAHVAGAEQAGLPVVLQISQNAVRYHRGLEPIALATLSIARSAAVPVVVHLDHADDQELVDQAIALGFGSVMYDGSKLDYDANVAATADVVLRCHRAGIDAEAELGEVGGKDGVHAPGARTEPQEARQFVEATGVDALAVAVGSSHAMTSRTAVLDLALIAELKAAVPVPLVLHGSSGVPDDEIVRAVRAGMTKINIATHLNVVFTGTVRDLLGDDPKLVDSRKYLGPARDAVAAEVARLLGMLHGAPVD; encoded by the coding sequence ATGAGCCTGGCCCGACTCACCGACCTGCTCCAGCCGGCCGCAGCCGACGGCACCGGAGTGGGTGCGTTCAACGTGTTCAGCATCGAGCACGCGGAGGCGCACGTCGCCGGCGCCGAGCAGGCCGGTCTGCCGGTGGTGCTGCAGATCTCCCAGAACGCGGTCAGGTATCACCGCGGCCTGGAGCCGATCGCCCTGGCCACCTTGTCGATCGCGCGGTCGGCGGCCGTACCGGTGGTCGTCCATCTCGATCACGCCGACGATCAGGAGCTGGTCGACCAGGCGATCGCGCTCGGCTTCGGGTCGGTGATGTACGACGGCTCGAAGCTGGACTACGACGCCAACGTCGCCGCCACCGCCGACGTCGTCCTCCGCTGTCACCGCGCCGGGATCGACGCCGAGGCCGAGCTCGGCGAGGTCGGCGGCAAGGACGGGGTGCACGCACCGGGAGCGCGGACCGAGCCGCAAGAAGCCCGGCAGTTCGTCGAGGCGACCGGGGTGGACGCGCTCGCCGTCGCGGTCGGCTCCTCGCACGCGATGACCAGCCGGACCGCCGTACTCGATCTGGCGCTGATCGCCGAACTCAAGGCCGCGGTCCCGGTGCCGCTGGTGCTGCACGGATCGTCCGGCGTCCCCGACGACGAGATCGTCCGCGCGGTCCGGGCCGGGATGACCAAGATCAACATCGCCACCCACCTGAACGTGGTGTTCACCGGCACCGTCCGGGACCTACTCGGCGACGATCCGAAGCTGGTCGACAGCCGCAAGTATCTCGGCCCGGCCCGGGACGCGGTGGCCGCCGAGGTGGCGCGTCTGCTGGGGATGCTGCACGGGGCGCCCGTGGACTAA
- the nagA gene encoding N-acetylglucosamine-6-phosphate deacetylase: MLIIDGSRIQAVEPYVPDQERSTELINGWVLPGFVDTHTHGGGGDDLATEDPDAVRRVAAFARSHGSTSIFASLVTASLDTLEDQLRTLSPLLVAGEIAGIHLEGPFLSAAKRGAHDPDLLQVPDPSAVDRLLTAADGRISMITIAPELPGALDAVRRFVAAGVTVAIGHTTADDRVTLDALDAGATVVTHLFNAMPSIHHRKPGPVPVLLTDPRATVELICDGVHLHPEIARMAIRTAGPDRVALITDAMVATGMSDGDYRLGGLDVRVSDGVARLQTTDGSEGSIAGSTLTMQGAVAFCVQTLGLPIADVATMAATTPARTHGLDDVGRLESGKRADLAVVDDQGNLLQVMAGGQWQSEWQRRKDEV; the protein is encoded by the coding sequence ATGTTGATCATCGACGGGTCGAGGATCCAAGCCGTCGAGCCGTACGTCCCCGATCAGGAACGCTCGACGGAGTTGATCAACGGCTGGGTGCTGCCGGGTTTCGTGGACACCCACACCCACGGCGGCGGCGGGGACGACCTGGCCACCGAGGATCCCGATGCGGTACGCCGGGTCGCGGCGTTTGCTCGCAGCCACGGCAGCACCAGCATCTTCGCCAGCCTGGTCACGGCTTCGCTGGACACCCTGGAAGATCAACTTCGTACGCTGTCGCCGCTGCTGGTCGCCGGCGAGATCGCCGGCATCCACCTGGAGGGGCCGTTCCTGTCGGCCGCCAAGCGCGGCGCACACGATCCGGATCTCTTGCAGGTACCGGATCCCAGCGCCGTCGACCGGCTGCTGACCGCCGCCGACGGCCGGATCTCCATGATCACCATCGCGCCCGAACTGCCGGGTGCGCTCGATGCCGTCCGCCGTTTCGTCGCCGCCGGGGTGACCGTTGCGATCGGCCACACCACCGCCGACGACCGGGTGACGCTGGATGCGTTGGACGCCGGCGCCACCGTCGTCACCCACCTGTTCAACGCGATGCCGTCGATCCATCACCGCAAGCCGGGTCCGGTGCCGGTGTTGTTGACCGATCCGCGGGCCACCGTCGAGTTGATCTGTGACGGCGTGCATCTGCATCCCGAGATCGCACGGATGGCGATCCGGACGGCCGGTCCGGACCGGGTCGCCCTGATCACCGACGCGATGGTGGCGACCGGGATGTCCGACGGCGACTACCGGCTCGGCGGGCTGGACGTCCGGGTCAGCGACGGGGTGGCCCGGTTGCAGACCACCGACGGCAGTGAGGGTTCGATCGCCGGCTCGACGCTGACCATGCAGGGCGCGGTCGCCTTCTGCGTGCAGACCCTCGGCCTGCCGATTGCCGACGTCGCCACCATGGCGGCGACCACCCCGGCCCGTACCCACGGCCTGGACGACGTCGGCCGACTGGAGTCCGGAAAGCGTGCCGACCTGGCCGTCGTCGATGATCAAGGAAACCTGCTCCAGGTGATGGCCGGCGGTCAGTGGCAGAGCGAGTGGCAAAGAAGGAAGGACGAGGTATGA
- a CDS encoding ROK family protein, translating into MTTESEPTPLVAAVDLGGTYTKIGLIDRNATVLAETKVPTKITAGPDGDGGLGTVSWLGDEIAAFVEAEAPRPAQQVVGFGVIVPGIINSESGTVIAAPNIGWYEVEVAGPLTERLGLPGAIGHDVRTAGLAEWQLGAARGSSNLLFVPLGTGIAAAVVVDGRLLEADGYAGELGHTPVPAAGELVCACGGIGCLEIVASAAGVVRNYTRVTNFDRVPSAEEIAASARNGDHAAQSAFELAATALAEAFVIAVTLFGPETIVIGGGLSGAADLLLPRIEQEFDRRLTFQRRPSLIISAFGSQAGMVGAGLLGWNSVPS; encoded by the coding sequence ATGACAACAGAATCCGAACCGACCCCGCTGGTGGCCGCTGTTGATCTTGGCGGCACCTACACCAAGATCGGCCTGATCGACCGCAACGCGACGGTGCTGGCCGAGACGAAGGTGCCCACCAAGATCACCGCCGGCCCGGACGGCGACGGCGGCCTCGGCACGGTCAGCTGGCTGGGTGACGAGATCGCCGCCTTCGTCGAAGCCGAGGCGCCCCGGCCGGCGCAGCAGGTCGTCGGCTTCGGTGTGATCGTGCCCGGCATCATCAACTCCGAATCCGGCACCGTGATCGCCGCCCCCAACATCGGCTGGTACGAGGTCGAGGTCGCCGGACCGCTGACCGAGCGCCTCGGGCTGCCCGGTGCGATCGGGCACGACGTCCGGACCGCCGGGCTGGCCGAATGGCAGCTCGGCGCGGCTCGGGGGAGCAGCAATCTGCTCTTCGTGCCGCTCGGCACCGGCATCGCCGCCGCCGTGGTGGTCGACGGCCGGTTGCTGGAGGCCGACGGCTACGCCGGCGAGCTCGGCCACACCCCGGTCCCGGCCGCCGGCGAGTTGGTCTGTGCCTGCGGCGGCATCGGCTGCCTGGAGATCGTCGCCTCGGCGGCCGGAGTGGTCCGCAACTACACCCGCGTGACCAACTTCGACCGGGTGCCGAGCGCGGAGGAGATCGCCGCCTCCGCCCGCAACGGTGATCATGCGGCGCAGTCGGCGTTCGAGTTGGCCGCGACGGCGCTGGCCGAGGCATTCGTGATCGCGGTGACGTTGTTCGGCCCGGAGACGATCGTGATCGGTGGCGGGCTGTCCGGAGCCGCGGACCTGCTGCTGCCACGGATCGAGCAGGAGTTCGACCGTCGACTCACCTTCCAACGCCGGCCGTCCTTGATCATCTCCGCGTTCGGCAGTCAGGCCGGCATGGTCGGCGCCGGGCTGCTCGGCTGGAATAGCGTGCCGTCGTGA
- a CDS encoding SIS domain-containing protein, giving the protein MVTAPGQYVTAEIASQPETWSRAVDLAAQVADRLPRTGERVAFVGCGTSWFVSQVLASWREAAGLGESDAFTATETPLRRSYDRIVTITRSGTTTEVIELLEQVKGRTPTVSLTADLNTPIVDAADEVIDLSFADETSVVQTRFATTALMLFRRQLGLVPDGIVDACRAAVEADLPERHVDAEQISFLGRGWSIGIANEAALKFRETSSSWAESYSAMEYRHGPISIAQPGRLTWVFGEAPAGLADQVAATGAEFVDHDLDPLVDLVLAQRVAVARALKLGGNPDEPRNLTRSVVLSS; this is encoded by the coding sequence GTGGTCACAGCGCCCGGCCAGTACGTCACCGCAGAGATCGCTTCTCAGCCCGAGACCTGGTCCCGGGCCGTCGACCTGGCCGCCCAGGTCGCCGATCGCCTGCCCAGGACCGGCGAACGGGTCGCGTTCGTCGGCTGCGGTACGTCCTGGTTCGTCAGCCAGGTGCTCGCATCCTGGCGGGAAGCGGCCGGGCTCGGCGAGTCCGACGCCTTCACCGCCACCGAGACCCCGCTGCGTCGCAGTTACGACCGGATCGTCACCATCACCCGCTCCGGCACCACCACCGAGGTGATCGAGTTGCTGGAGCAGGTGAAGGGCAGGACGCCGACGGTGTCGCTGACCGCCGACCTGAACACGCCGATCGTCGATGCGGCCGACGAGGTGATCGACCTGTCCTTCGCCGACGAGACGTCGGTGGTGCAGACCCGTTTCGCCACCACCGCGCTGATGTTGTTCCGCCGACAACTCGGCCTGGTGCCCGATGGCATCGTCGATGCCTGCCGGGCCGCGGTCGAGGCCGACTTGCCCGAGCGCCATGTCGATGCCGAGCAGATCAGCTTCCTGGGCCGGGGCTGGAGCATCGGCATCGCCAACGAGGCCGCGCTGAAATTCCGCGAGACCTCCTCCAGTTGGGCGGAGTCGTACTCGGCGATGGAGTATCGGCACGGCCCGATCAGCATCGCCCAGCCCGGTCGACTGACCTGGGTGTTCGGCGAGGCCCCGGCCGGTCTGGCCGATCAGGTCGCCGCGACCGGTGCAGAATTCGTTGATCATGATCTTGATCCGCTGGTCGATCTGGTGCTGGCACAACGGGTGGCTGTGGCCCGAGCGCTCAAGCTGGGTGGCAATCCCGACGAGCCGCGCAACCTCACCCGCTCCGTCGTCCTCTCCTCCTGA
- a CDS encoding DeoR/GlpR family DNA-binding transcription regulator has translation MTRAERLTALLERLVENGRIDVEQTADHFGVSAATIRRDLDHLADQQLLSRTHGGAVPNATSYDLPIRYKSTNRAEAKTRIAQRAVEMLWPGCTVAMNGGTTTVEIARAIPTSAPLRGGVTVVTNAINIATELTVRPFIKIVVCGGVARPQSYELVGSLASETLSQLTPDLCFLGATGIDADAGVSTNDEAEAAINRIMVTRAKQAFVVVDATKFGEVGFSRICHLSEVTAVLTDTDADPDQVKRMRASGVEVILA, from the coding sequence ATGACCCGAGCCGAGCGGTTGACCGCCCTTCTCGAGCGACTGGTCGAGAACGGCAGGATCGACGTCGAGCAGACCGCTGATCATTTCGGCGTTTCCGCGGCGACCATCCGCCGCGACCTGGATCATCTTGCCGATCAGCAACTGTTGTCCAGGACGCACGGCGGCGCCGTCCCCAATGCCACCAGCTACGACCTGCCGATCCGCTACAAGTCCACCAATCGGGCAGAGGCGAAGACTCGGATCGCGCAGCGGGCGGTGGAAATGCTCTGGCCCGGCTGCACGGTGGCGATGAACGGCGGCACCACGACCGTCGAGATCGCCCGCGCGATCCCCACCTCGGCACCGCTGCGCGGCGGCGTCACCGTGGTGACCAACGCGATCAACATCGCCACCGAGCTGACCGTCCGGCCGTTCATCAAGATCGTGGTCTGCGGCGGGGTCGCGCGGCCGCAGAGTTACGAATTGGTCGGGTCGCTGGCCTCGGAGACGCTGAGCCAGCTGACGCCCGATCTGTGCTTTCTCGGCGCGACCGGGATCGATGCGGACGCCGGTGTCAGCACCAACGACGAGGCGGAGGCCGCGATCAACCGGATCATGGTGACCCGGGCCAAGCAGGCCTTCGTGGTGGTCGATGCGACCAAGTTCGGCGAGGTCGGCTTCTCCCGGATCTGTCACCTGTCGGAGGTGACCGCGGTGCTGACCGACACCGACGCCGATCCGGATCAGGTCAAGCGGATGCGGGCGTCCGGCGTCGAGGTGATCCTGGCCTGA
- a CDS encoding type II toxin-antitoxin system Phd/YefM family antitoxin, with product MSIHVGLRELRQNASELVRRVEAGEDITVTVAGRPAVHLVAAAGVTSPWRTWDQVADLFNGPADTAWEHDRERLDDLPQDPWTVA from the coding sequence ATGAGCATCCACGTCGGCCTACGCGAACTACGCCAGAATGCCTCCGAACTTGTCCGGCGCGTGGAAGCAGGAGAAGACATCACGGTCACAGTTGCCGGCCGGCCGGCGGTGCACTTGGTGGCCGCTGCCGGCGTCACCAGTCCGTGGCGCACCTGGGATCAGGTCGCGGACCTGTTCAATGGCCCAGCGGACACTGCGTGGGAACATGACCGGGAGCGGCTCGACGACCTTCCACAAGATCCCTGGACAGTCGCATGA
- a CDS encoding type II toxin-antitoxin system VapC family toxin produces the protein MRAILDTSVVIATDVAPLDGELAISAITLAELHFGVLIATDLATRAERLRRLTILQRRFDAPLPVDEPVADSYGRLASAVVDAGRQPRRRNMDLLIAATAHAHSARLYTRNPDDFRGLEDLVEVTEI, from the coding sequence ATGAGGGCAATCCTGGACACATCCGTGGTCATCGCCACCGATGTCGCGCCCCTGGACGGTGAACTAGCGATCAGCGCTATCACGTTGGCCGAGCTTCACTTCGGAGTGCTGATTGCCACCGACCTAGCTACCCGAGCCGAACGACTGCGCCGACTGACGATCTTGCAGCGCCGGTTTGACGCACCGTTGCCCGTTGACGAGCCTGTCGCCGACAGCTACGGCCGACTCGCCTCTGCTGTAGTCGATGCCGGCCGGCAGCCCCGGCGTCGCAACATGGACTTGTTGATCGCTGCAACCGCGCACGCCCACTCCGCCCGCTTGTACACCCGCAACCCGGACGACTTTCGGGGGCTCGAGGACCTCGTCGAGGTCACCGAGATCTGA
- a CDS encoding phytanoyl-CoA dioxygenase family protein codes for MTTTDDVVPLTDLTAPAPHYSPDQLEMYAAAYAEQGFVKVDGLLGPTEAAAYRSETHRLLAQLARDDDPTWASAATVSMGATTHLKHLHDAQFYSAAYSRLLVDPRFTEVAAAVLGTPNVQLHHTKAFVKPPENGSPFPMHQDYPFFPHTHHRVGAVIFFFDDAPVERGCLRVVPGSHLAGPRKHDETGGYHLPEVPIEDAIDIPAKAGDAIFFPYLTVHGSGVNVSDEMRTTWLVQFRDPADPPAIKAHDHSLGQGMILTGIDPTGRQGA; via the coding sequence ATGACCACCACCGACGACGTCGTACCGCTGACCGATCTGACCGCGCCGGCACCGCACTATTCCCCTGACCAGCTTGAGATGTACGCCGCCGCGTACGCGGAGCAGGGCTTCGTCAAGGTGGACGGCCTGCTCGGTCCGACCGAGGCGGCCGCGTACCGGAGCGAGACCCATCGGCTGCTTGCCCAGCTCGCCCGCGACGACGACCCGACCTGGGCTTCGGCGGCCACGGTGTCGATGGGCGCGACCACGCATCTGAAGCACCTGCACGACGCGCAGTTCTACTCGGCCGCGTACTCCCGGCTTCTGGTCGATCCGCGCTTCACCGAGGTCGCAGCGGCCGTGCTGGGCACCCCCAATGTGCAACTGCATCACACCAAGGCATTCGTGAAGCCGCCGGAGAACGGGTCGCCGTTCCCGATGCACCAGGACTACCCGTTCTTCCCGCACACCCATCACCGGGTCGGCGCGGTGATCTTCTTCTTCGACGACGCGCCGGTCGAGCGCGGGTGCCTGCGAGTAGTCCCCGGCAGCCATCTGGCCGGGCCGCGCAAGCATGACGAGACCGGCGGCTATCACCTGCCCGAGGTGCCGATCGAGGACGCGATCGACATTCCCGCCAAGGCCGGCGACGCGATCTTCTTCCCCTACCTGACCGTGCACGGCTCGGGTGTGAACGTGAGCGACGAGATGCGGACCACCTGGCTGGTGCAGTTCCGCGATCCGGCCGATCCGCCCGCGATCAAGGCCCATGATCATTCGCTCGGCCAGGGCATGATCTTGACCGGGATCGACCCGACCGGACGCCAGGGGGCATGA
- a CDS encoding AraC family transcriptional regulator encodes MTSDLAAPGTALAEIASAGAIVRLPGLLDHCRVEGFEADFTSWGFYEPEPWRNYWHRHSFYEVCLCYAGTGRFSHGDDEYTVGPGQLFLARPGVVHEIESDPDDPLGIAFWGFGLLARSSAPRIGSRGWWTGLDTGPVVSRRLGSIPALLSALATEADRPRSGHRGLCRSLGAALIIETGRAFADDSVIEVTPVRQQPGQQAYALMHRYLRDNLARPITVREVAAAVHLSQRHAERLFIDNGGRPMMATLRELRMASAAQLLLEDRTVTETAAQVGYGDLPSFRAAFRSRYGQSPVEFRRTRGTRHEAD; translated from the coding sequence GTGACTTCCGACCTCGCCGCGCCCGGCACCGCCTTGGCGGAGATCGCTTCGGCGGGCGCGATCGTCCGGTTGCCCGGACTGCTCGATCACTGCCGGGTCGAGGGATTCGAGGCCGACTTCACCAGTTGGGGCTTCTACGAACCGGAGCCATGGCGCAACTACTGGCACCGTCACTCCTTCTACGAGGTGTGCCTGTGCTACGCCGGCACCGGGCGGTTCAGCCACGGAGACGACGAGTACACCGTCGGGCCGGGCCAACTCTTCCTGGCCCGGCCGGGCGTGGTGCACGAGATCGAGTCGGACCCGGATGATCCGCTCGGGATCGCCTTCTGGGGCTTCGGTCTGCTGGCTCGATCGTCGGCGCCGCGGATCGGCAGCCGGGGTTGGTGGACCGGCCTCGACACCGGTCCGGTGGTGTCGAGGAGGCTCGGTTCGATCCCGGCGTTGTTGTCGGCGCTGGCCACCGAGGCGGACCGGCCTCGGTCCGGCCATCGCGGACTGTGCCGGTCGCTCGGCGCGGCATTGATCATCGAGACCGGCCGGGCGTTCGCCGACGATTCGGTGATCGAGGTGACGCCGGTGAGGCAGCAGCCGGGGCAACAGGCGTACGCGTTGATGCATCGCTACCTGCGGGACAATCTCGCCCGGCCGATCACGGTACGCGAGGTCGCGGCCGCGGTGCATCTGTCCCAGCGCCACGCCGAACGGTTGTTCATCGACAACGGGGGCCGGCCGATGATGGCGACGCTACGCGAGTTGCGGATGGCGTCCGCGGCCCAGCTGTTACTGGAGGACCGCACGGTGACCGAGACCGCGGCCCAGGTCGGCTACGGCGACCTGCCGTCCTTCCGGGCGGCCTTCCGGAGTCGATACGGCCAGTCACCGGTGGAGTTTCGCCGGACCCGCGGCACCAGACACGAGGCCGACTGA
- a CDS encoding acVLRF1 family peptidyl-tRNA hydrolase: protein MAAESRKISIERSRLLRWLQNFAVRHGEPSATLHDQQLALAAPDGAEAMITVPFPPLSESTGSLQQRLVDHVLLDRRVGVILVRRGGFGVGLFDGDRLLGHKTGTGYVQGKTKAGGWSQQRYARRRDNQARQLYQKASAAVSELLLPAVDDLAAVVGGGDRAGVLAALEPAELTPIKELLQPRLLPVPDPRLRVLEEFADQFLGVEIELNELA from the coding sequence GTGGCCGCCGAATCACGCAAGATCAGCATCGAACGCTCCCGGCTGCTCCGCTGGCTGCAGAATTTCGCCGTCCGGCACGGCGAGCCGAGCGCGACTCTTCATGATCAACAACTCGCGCTGGCGGCACCCGACGGTGCCGAGGCCATGATCACCGTCCCGTTCCCGCCGTTGTCCGAGTCGACCGGATCGCTGCAGCAGCGGCTGGTTGATCATGTGCTGCTCGATCGACGCGTCGGGGTGATCTTGGTCCGCCGCGGCGGCTTCGGAGTCGGCCTGTTCGACGGCGATCGGCTGCTCGGACACAAGACCGGAACCGGTTACGTACAAGGGAAAACCAAGGCCGGCGGTTGGTCCCAGCAGCGCTATGCGCGACGCCGTGACAATCAGGCGCGGCAGCTCTATCAGAAGGCGTCGGCGGCCGTTTCCGAGCTGCTGCTGCCCGCCGTCGATGATCTTGCCGCGGTGGTCGGCGGCGGCGACCGCGCCGGCGTACTGGCGGCTCTCGAACCCGCCGAACTGACTCCGATCAAGGAGCTCCTGCAACCGCGGCTGCTGCCCGTCCCCGATCCTCGGCTGCGGGTGCTGGAGGAGTTTGCCGATCAGTTTCTCGGCGTCGAGATCGAGCTCAACGAGCTCGCTTGA